The Paenibacillus sp. RUD330 genome has a segment encoding these proteins:
- a CDS encoding Flp1 family type IVb pilin: MSTAVWYSCKKAARKFGRSEDGLGTLEVILIIAVVIIIALLFKDWIIELIKNLMGKADDQANTIFE; the protein is encoded by the coding sequence ATGAGCACAGCAGTATGGTACAGCTGCAAAAAGGCGGCAAGAAAATTCGGGAGGTCGGAGGACGGTCTCGGTACGCTGGAGGTCATTCTGATCATCGCTGTCGTCATTATTATCGCGCTTTTGTTCAAGGACTGGATCATCGAGCTCATAAAAAACCTAATGGGAAAAGCGGATGACCAGGCCAACACGATCTTTGAATGA